In a single window of the Acipenser ruthenus chromosome 8, fAciRut3.2 maternal haplotype, whole genome shotgun sequence genome:
- the LOC117407122 gene encoding ribosome-binding protein 1-like: protein MHKIVLLLMLGVAGLTAAPVAPAEKEILPQQQGTKNEIQQHQSTGNEIQYRQGTENTIQYWKDTENEIQYRQGTENTIQYWKDTENEIQYRQGTENTIQYRKDTENEIQQQQDTENEIQYRQGTENTIQYWKDTENEIQYRQGTENTIQYRKDTENEIQQQQGTENEIQYRQGTENTIQYWKDTENEIQYGQSTENEIQYWKDTENEIQYRQGTENTIQYWKDTENEIQQQQDTENEIQYWKDTENEIQQQQDTENEIQYRQGTENEIQYWKDTENEIQQQQGTENEIQYKQGTENEIQYWKDTVNEIQQQQGTENEIQYWKDTENEIQQQQGTENEIQYRQGTENTIQYWKDTDNEIQYRQGTENEIQYWKDTENEIQQQQDTDNEIQYRQGTENEIQYWKDTENEIQQQQGTENEIQYWKDTENEIQQQQDTDNEIQYRQGTENEIQYWKDTENEIQQQQDTENEIQYRQGTENEIQYWKDTENEIQQQQDTKNEIQQRQSTGNEIQYRQGTENEILRYQQGTEPSQQLTVMRGDVRRTAVGEMEGSNMTRASVRCWGYVMNGKCYRFFQMKKDFREAEVYCRDSFAGGHLASVNSAAQHDQLVGLVKAANGSPTLTWLGAFDFMETGQYIWTDGSNWGYSYWMPGEPNHDKKGDDQYCLQMFMMDLKWWSLADCSEKRSFICSYPYPA, encoded by the exons ATGCACAAGATAGTATTGCTTCTGATGCTGGGTGTGGCag GCCTAACTGCTGCACCAGTTGCCCCTGCTGAAAAGGAGATCCTCCCACAACAGCAAGGCACGAAAAATGAGATCCAGCAACATCAAAGCACTGGAAATGAGATCCAGTACCGACAAGGCACTGAAAATACGATCCAGTACTGGAAAGACACTGAAAATGAGATCCAGTACAGGCAAGGCACTGAAAATACGATCCAGTACTGGAAAGACACTGAAAATGAGATCCAGTACAGGCAAGGTACTGAAAATACGATCCAGTACAGGAAAGACACTGAAAATGAAATCCAGCAACAGCAAGACACTGAAAATGAGATCCAGTACAGGCAAGGTACTGAAAATACGATCCAGTACTGGAAAGACACTGAAAATGAGATCCAGTACAGGCAAGGTACTGAAAATACGATCCAGTACAGGAAAGACACTGAAAATGAAATCCAGCAACAGCAAGGCACTGAAAATGAGATCCAGTACAGGCAAGGTACTGAAAATACAATCCAGTACTGGAAAGACACTGAAAATGAGATCCAGTATGGGCAAAGCACTGAAAATGAGATCCAGTACTGGAAAGACACTGAAAATGAGATCCAGTACCGGCAAGGTACTGAAAATACGATCCAGTACTGGAAAGACACTGAAAATGAAATCCAGCAACAGCAAGACACTGAAAATGAGATCCAGTACTGGAAAGACACTGAAAATGAAATCCAGCAACAGCAAGACACTGAAAATGAGATCCAGTACAGGCAAGGTACTGAAAATGAGATCCAGTACTGGAAAGACACTGAAAATGAAATCCAGCAACAGCAAGGCACTGAAAATGAGATCCAGTACAAGCAAGGCACTGAAAATGAGATCCAGTACTGGAAAGACACTGTAAATGAAATCCAGCAACAGCAAGGCACTGAAAATGAGATCCAGTACTGGAAAGACACTGAAAATGAAATCCAGCAACAGCAAGGCACTGAAAATGAGATCCAGTACAGGCAAGGTACTGAAAATACAATCCAGTACTGGAAAGACACTGACAATGAGATCCAGTACAGGCAAGGTACTGAAAATGAGATCCAGTACTGGAAAGACACTGAAAATGAAATCCAGCAACAGCAAGACACTGACAATGAGATCCAGTACAGGCAAGGTACTGAAAATGAGATCCAGTACTGGAAAGACACTGAAAATGAAATCCAGCAACAGCAAGGCACTGAAAATGAGATCCAGTACTGGAAAGACACTGAAAATGAAATCCAGCAACAGCAAGACACTGACAATGAGATCCAGTACAGGCAAGGTACTGAAAATGAGATCCAGTACTGGAAAGACACTGAAAATGAAATCCAGCAACAGCAAGACACTGAAAATGAGATCCAATACCGACAAGGCACTGAAAATGAGATCCAATACTGGAAAGACACTGAAAATGAGATCCAGCAACAGCAAGACACTAAAAATGAAATCCAGCAACGTCAAAGCACTGGAAATGAGATCCAGTATCGGCAAGGCACTGAAAATGAGATCCTCCGGTACCAGCAAGGCACTGAGCCGTCTCAGCAGCTGACAGTGATGAGAGGTGATGTCAGGAGAACTGCTGTGGGGGAAATGGAGGGGTCCAACATGACAAGag CCTCGGTCCGGTGCTGGGGGTATGTGATGAATGGCAAATGCTACAGATTCTTCCAAATGAAAAAGGATTTCAGGGAAGCTGag GTGTACTGCAGGGACTCTTTTGCTGGTGGCCACCTTGCCTCTGTGAACAGTGCCGCTCAGCATGACCAGCTGGTCGGCTTGGTGAAGGCAGCCAACGGGAGCCCCACCCTGACCTGGCTGGGAGCATTCGACTTCATGGAG ACTGGACAGTACATATGGACTGATGGGTCCAATTGGGGATACAGCTACTGGATGCCCGGAGAGCCCAACCATGACAAGAAGGGTGATGACCAATACTGCCTGCAAATGTTCATGATGG ACCTGAAGTGGTGGAGCCTTGCGGACTGCTCAGAGAAGAGGTCCTTCATCTGTTCCTACCCGTACCCAGCCTGA